DNA sequence from the Candidatus Eisenbacteria bacterium genome:
CGTCCCCCGGGGAGTGCGAGTCGCAGAGGACCTCTGGATTCGCGGCACTCGAGTCTTCGGGGTTATCGGCCCCGAGGCGTGAGGGCTTGAAGCCTTCCCGCGACAGGGACTTGGACGGTTCCTGGACAGGACTTACGATGGGACGGACTTCGGCAGCCCAGGCGCTGCCGAAGGTGGCGAACATTGACCTCGAGGAGCTCGAACGCCGCGATGAACTCCCTGCTGGTGCTGGCCACCATCAATCTGGTCCTCGGCGGCCTCGTGTTCCTGCTCGGGATCCTGATCCTGAGAGAGAACCCTCGCCAGCGGCTGAACCGCGTGGTCTCCCTGATGATGTTCTTCGGGGGATTCGGCGCGCTGCTCACCGCACTAGGGCTGCTGCAGGCCCGGACCGGCGCTCTGACCGCGGCCACCTCCGCGGCGGCGGCGGGCTCGACGGGCACGGTCCAGCACTTCACGTATCTGTGGGAATTCTTTTTCCCGAGCCTTTTCCTGTTCGCCTGCCTGTTCCCACAGGAGCGGCGTTTCACCCGCCAGCGCCGGCCCCTCGGATTCCGCTGGCTGCCGCCCTTCGAGATCCTGGTCTACCTGCCGCACCTGGTCCACTTCGGGCTGCTCTTCGTTCTGAGCCTGGCGGGCCCGTGGCTCGAGCCTCGTCCCGCGGGGGGTGGAGTGCTCCAGATCGTGGCGCCCTTGCTCACCATCGGACGGCTCTTCCTCGGGCTCTTCCTGTCGGTCCACCAGGCGTTGTTCTCGCTCGTGAATCTGGTGTTCGGGATCGGGGCGGTGGCCCTGCTGGCCGACAGCCTCAGCCACACCCGCGTGCCGCGCCTGCGCCAGCAGCTGCGGGCGATCATGATCGGCATGACCGCGTGCCTCGTGCTCTACAGCATGGGCTCGCTGATTCCGACGTTGTTCGACCTGAACATCTCGGCGACGGCGCGGTCCGCCTTCACCGCCGGCGCCCTCACCGTCGGATCGGGCGCGATCGCCTATGCGATCGTTCGCCACAAGTTCCTGGACGCCAAGCTGCTGGCGCGCCGCGGCATCCTCTACGGCCTGACCACGGCCGCCCTGGTCGGCTTCTACCTGGCGGTGGTGGTGCAGATCAACCGGCTGCTGACCAGCATCGCCGGCGTCGACGCCCGAGTGATCGAGCCGGTCTTCCTGGTGTTTGCGCTGGTGGCCTTTCAGCCCGCCATGTCGCGGCTCGAAGAGATGCTCGACCGCCTGCTGCTGCGCGATCCCGGGGACCACCGCAACGTCCTCCGCAACCTGGGCCGAGATCTGCAGACCACGATCGAGCTCGAGACACTGCTCACCAACTCGATCCGCACCATCGCGGAGTCGCTGATTCTGCGCCGCGCGTACGTGATGGCGTTGCCGCGCGACGGCCTCATCCTGCGCATCGGCGCCGGCGACGCGATTCCGGAGCACGATCTCGGGCAGCTTCGTCCCATGGTGTCGCGCTGGCCGGAAGATCGATCGCTGCGGGTCTCGGAATGCCTGGAGTCGTTCGAGGAAGGCGAGCGCGCGCTGCTCCACGATCGCATGAGCCTCGCGCTCATCATCCCTCTGCGGTGGCGTGGAGAGACGGTTGGCGCGCTCCTGCTCGGGGACAAGATCACCGGCACCGAGTTCACCTCGGAGGATGTGTCGCTGCTGACCTCCCTCGCGGCTCAGATGTCGGTCTCGCTGCAGAACGCGCTCCTGGTCAGAGACCGGGTCGGGGTGGCGCGTCTCGAGGAGGAGCTGAGGCTCGCTCGGCAGATCCAGCGCTCGTTCCTGGTGTCGGAGTTTCCAGACACCTCACGCTTCGAAGTGTACGCGCTCAACATTCCGTCGAAGGAAGTGGGAGGCGACCTCTACGACCTGGTCCCTGCCGCCGACGGGGGCCTCGTGCTCGCGGTCGCGGACGTGGCCGGAAAGGGCGTTCCGGCGGCGCTCCTCTCGGGCATGCTGCAGGCCTCTCTCCGCACTCAGGCGGCATCGATTCCCTCGGTGGCCGAGATCCTCCGCAACATCAACGCGCTGGTCTATCGGGGCACCGCGGTCCACCAATTCGCGACGTTCTTCATCGCCCGCATCCGGCCCGACGGGCGCATGTCCTTCTCGAACGCCGGACACAATTACCCGGTGGTCGCGCGCCGGAACGGCGGTCAGGTGCTGCTCGAGCGGGGCGGGCTCGTGCTCGGGGTCATG
Encoded proteins:
- a CDS encoding GAF domain-containing SpoIIE family protein phosphatase; amino-acid sequence: MNSLLVLATINLVLGGLVFLLGILILRENPRQRLNRVVSLMMFFGGFGALLTALGLLQARTGALTAATSAAAAGSTGTVQHFTYLWEFFFPSLFLFACLFPQERRFTRQRRPLGFRWLPPFEILVYLPHLVHFGLLFVLSLAGPWLEPRPAGGGVLQIVAPLLTIGRLFLGLFLSVHQALFSLVNLVFGIGAVALLADSLSHTRVPRLRQQLRAIMIGMTACLVLYSMGSLIPTLFDLNISATARSAFTAGALTVGSGAIAYAIVRHKFLDAKLLARRGILYGLTTAALVGFYLAVVVQINRLLTSIAGVDARVIEPVFLVFALVAFQPAMSRLEEMLDRLLLRDPGDHRNVLRNLGRDLQTTIELETLLTNSIRTIAESLILRRAYVMALPRDGLILRIGAGDAIPEHDLGQLRPMVSRWPEDRSLRVSECLESFEEGERALLHDRMSLALIIPLRWRGETVGALLLGDKITGTEFTSEDVSLLTSLAAQMSVSLQNALLVRDRVGVARLEEELRLARQIQRSFLVSEFPDTSRFEVYALNIPSKEVGGDLYDLVPAADGGLVLAVADVAGKGVPAALLSGMLQASLRTQAASIPSVAEILRNINALVYRGTAVHQFATFFIARIRPDGRMSFSNAGHNYPVVARRNGGQVLLERGGLVLGVMESAEYEEDAIHLETGDRLVLYTDGITEAVNAEGELYGEERLYAVIAGLPHDLSAREVADRILGELEVFRNGVEALDDITLMVLRVLEPDPAHIGAERQQLVGTRG